The sequence AATTGATAAACTTGTTGTTGCTTCTGACTTCAGAAATAAAGATTTCTCTTATAACTATGGAACTTTAATTGCTGATGGTGCATTAGCTGGTGTTTCTGCTAGAGTTATTTTTGTAATTAACGAAGAGGGAACTGTTACTTATAAGCAAGTTGTTCCTGAAATTACAGAAGAGCCTAATTATGATGAAGCTCTTGAGGCACTTAAGTAATCTTTGATACATGACTTTTTAGTTATTGGTGGAGGCATCGGTGGTGCTTCTATCAGCTACTTTCTTCACCGAGCAGGTTACTCGGTGGCACTTCTTGAAAAACGAGGTCTTGGTTTTGGTGGTAGCGGTGCAGCTGGTGCATTTATTCATTGGAAACTCGAAAAAGATGGAGACCTAGCAAAACTCAATAATTTAGCAACAAGCTTTTCTCTTAAATTCTACGAAAAATATTTTTCCAAACATTTTCATAAAGCTGTAAGCGATTATTATAAAATAGATGGCGACATAACAAAAGTTATCTCTGGGATGGTTGATGCGACACTTATTTTAAAAGCTATGACAAAAGGCATCAGAGTTTATGAGACAAATGTTGAAGAATTAAAAAGAGTTTCAGGAGTTTGGAATTTAAACGGACACGAGGGACGAAATATAATTTTTGCGACTGGTGCTTTTCATTTTCCAATACATGAGCCATATATTCAAATTCGACCAATTTGGGGACAGCGGATAGATGTGCATTCGCCAACAAAAACCAGACTGATTCAACATAATGAAGTCTCAATTTCTCAAAGTATTTGGGGAATTCACAGAATTGGAGCGACTCATCACCGAAATATTTTTAGTAAAGAGGTTTCATATGAAGAGAGCGATAGACTTTTAGAAAAAGCTCTGAAAATTGTAAATTTAGAAGATGCGGTAATTTCAAAAACTTACAGCGGAACTCGTTCAGCATCAACAGATTTTTTTCCTATTTTAGGAAAGATT is a genomic window of Thiovulum sp. ES containing:
- a CDS encoding FAD dependent oxidoreductase (PFAM: FAD dependent oxidoreductase) produces the protein MIHDFLVIGGGIGGASISYFLHRAGYSVALLEKRGLGFGGSGAAGAFIHWKLEKDGDLAKLNNLATSFSLKFYEKYFSKHFHKAVSDYYKIDGDITKVISGMVDATLILKAMTKGIRVYETNVEELKRVSGVWNLNGHEGRNIIFATGAFHFPIHEPYIQIRPIWGQRIDVHSPTKTRLIQHNEVSISQSIWGIHRIGATHHRNIFSKEVSYEESDRLLEKALKIVNLEDAVISKTYSGTRSASTDFFPILGKIVNSNETMQKFPQIRNGRAYSHEDYVYYKNIYLFTGFGGHGFTLAPYLSYKFVQNLKSGKEFLDDFVEPHRFFTRWVKKQG